GGGGCACAGGCCGGCCCAgtggtggttttatttatttatttagagggattttgccatattgctgaggctagtctggaacttttgagctcaagtgatccacccatctgaacctcccaaagtgctgggttacaggcatgcgccaccacacctggccctggccctgtggTTTTGAAAGGGAGACCACTGTGGCACTTACAGGGATACGTTTCTAAAATGCAGGGCAATTTGGCAGCATAAGAATGGAAGTGGAAGGTCCACTAAGGGCCTTAAAGGGTGATCTGAAGGCATTGAGGGAGATGGGAACCTAAGACAAGACCCTGGGGCCTGAGAGGAAGCACCTTGGCCTGGAGTGCCGCCTTGGGCAGGGCAGGCTTTAGTTGTCCCCATGAGCGgatgggatggggaagggagTTTGGATGTATGCAGGGGGTTCACAGTCTGCTTCACGTGTCCCCTTGATGTCTTTCAGAGACTGGGGATATTTATATCTGGGGCTGGAATGAATCGGGGCAGCTGGCCCTGCCCACCAGGAACCTGGCAGAGGATGGAGAGACTGTCGCAAGGGAAGGTGAGGGTCAACTCGGCTCCCACAGCTGTCTCCCCAGGATGTGGCTGTCATTCCTAACTCCTGGCTGTATGCTGGCCTCAGAGCTACACTGCTCAGATGGAGCATGTGAGCCCCTTACGGGAGGGAGCATTGGCAAGGCTGATGCCGGTCTTGGCACAACACACTTGTGCGGTAGTGCCAACCCTGCCTGTAGAATGTAGGGGTTGGGAGCACCAGATTTGGAGGTAGACAGTCATGTGCCTCAGAGCTGTTGTGGTAATAAGTGACAGCGTGAATAAGGTTTAGCTCAGGTCTCAGTTGGCGTTCACATCATTATTACTATAATTCTAAAGCCACAGGACTGAATGAAGATGGTTCTCAGGTGAAGAGAACGGGCCGGGTTGAGGATGGAGCCCCTGCCCCCTTCATAGCCGTCCAACCCTTCCCAGCATTACTGGATCTCCCCTTGGGCTCAGATGCAGTCAAGGTCAGCTGTGGATCCCGGCACACAGCTGTGGTGACACGTGAGTGGGGCTGGGAGGCTGGTTTAGGATGGAGCAGGAAGGCACTCCACGCCACTCGAGCTGCTGTGGAAAGGGGTGTGGCTGAAGGAAAAACTTCTGTTATAAGGCTTCTGTGGCTCATACAGAGCAGCTACCTTGCTCAGTGGATAAGCCCCAACCCCCGTGTTGTTTCACAGTAGTTCCCCAGCCTGTCAAGCTCAGAAgattcttccttctggtgggagGGTGATGCTCTCTGTCCTCCGTACATGGCCACAGACACATTCCCTGCCCGCCGCCACCTCTGACAGCAGGGTCTGTCCGGTCCAGCATGGAGGAAGACTGTGGCGCTCGGTAGTTGGGGCACACAGGAAGATCCGCCACTTTTTCCGTTGGGATCCTTTGCCATGCCACGTGATCAGCCAGTTGTTGAGAATATGTTGTTCTACGCCAGGCACACCTCATGACGATTGTAATGTGCTAGCGGTGGGCTGTGCCAAGCCAGGCTGGATAAATGCCTTGCCAAAGAACAGTAGTGACAACTATTGATTGTTCTTTTGCTTTCAGGAACAGGGGAGCTCTACACCTGGGGCTGGGGTAAGTAAAAGGATTGTTTTTGTGACCATGAAACCAAGGGGAAGAAAGACCTGGGAGTATAGGGCAGGTGACAGAGCCACCAAGACTAGAGGAAGCAGGGGCCTCGGCCAGGTCACTGGGAGGACCAGGACTGCTCCCTCCCTGGGGTTGGAACAGACGTAGGCACACTCAGTCCGAGACCAGACAGGGGAGACATGGAGAGGATATCGGTACCACCTGCCTACCTCTCTGAAAGACTGTCTTAAGGGAGTATCCAACCAGCATTTACAAAGCAGCTTTTTGTGGATGTGACACTGGGTGGATAAAAAGGTATGATGGAAATGTGTGCTCTGAACATCTTAGCTTGGGTAGCAGGGAAGTCTGGAGGAGCACCTTGCCTGGAGTGGCTGGTCGCCACTAGCCTCTTGGGGATACCCAAGTTTGCCTTGCTCTGGGTCTCCTGGAGTCACAGAGCAGTGGggcataatcccagcacctcatTTGATAGTCTGGGCCCCTTCCTGG
The window above is part of the Macaca fascicularis isolate 582-1 chromosome 7, T2T-MFA8v1.1 genome. Proteins encoded here:
- the RCCD1 gene encoding RCC1 domain-containing protein 1 isoform X9; the protein is MAEVAAGGWHSVCVSETGDIYIWGWNESGQLALPTRNLAEDGETVAREATGLNEDGSQVKRTGRVEDGAPAPFIAVQPFPALLDLPLGSDAVKVSCGSRHTAVVTRTGELYTWGWDQPTQKVTGDKKETPHCIFLKCLKKPVENFQSLLISSKWKCKMVQPLWHKTSSIRPSHSTLRCLYPKETKADIHTKT